From a single Miscanthus floridulus cultivar M001 chromosome 8, ASM1932011v1, whole genome shotgun sequence genomic region:
- the LOC136473011 gene encoding uncharacterized protein: MEVETTRPPPPASPPFSMPSSLASASGPAGGGDEFTADDLAAADQLVQLSVSGGGGGDEEDQCCSSSARSVNNAENEDDDEEEDGAAGRGPVDRRARKRYRLVSELYAATRQVKAAAVAGGGGGGRRRKGRDGVEN; this comes from the coding sequence atggaggtggagaccaccaggccgccgccgccggcttccCCGCCGTTCAGCATGCCGTCGTCGTTGGCGTCGGCCTCGGGGCCAGCCGGCGGCGGGGATGAGTTCACGGCGGACGACCTCGCGGCGGCGGACCAGCTGGTGCAGCTCAgcgtcagcggcggcggcggcggggacgagGAGGACCAGTGCTGTTCGTCGTCGGCCCGGTCGGTGAACAACGCCGAGAACGAGgatgacgacgaggaggaggatggcgCCGCGGGACGGGGACCGGTGGACCGGAGGGCCAGGAAGCGCTACCGGCTGGTGTCGGAGCTCTACGCCGCCACCAGGCAGGTGAAGGCGGCGGCCGtcgccggtggtggtggtggtggcaggagGCGGAAGGGCAGGGACGGCGTGGAGAATTGA
- the LOC136469608 gene encoding uncharacterized protein — protein MPPPPVASVSTATVSCSASGHSKENLAIDIPTQPVALGMPPMNSPLPASQMPGTADKMWSPVSARLRSLRWLLSRGKLAMVGTSYSRRGTSDIEQGAAEAESAHSPKTPKTPPSVN, from the coding sequence ATGCCCCCGCCACCTGTCGCTAGCGTTAGCACCGCCACCGTGAGCTGCTCAGCCTCCGGGCACAGCAAGGAGAACCTGGCCATCGACATCCCGACGCAGCCCGTGGCCCTGGGCATGCCGCCCATGAACTCCCCGCTGCCGGCAAGCCAGATGCCCGGGACCGCAGACAAGATGTGGTCCCCAGTCTCCGCCAGGCTGCGGTCGCTGCGCTGGCTGCTTAGCAGAGGCAAGCTGGCCATGGTCGGCACCTCCTACAGCCGGCGCGGCACTAGTGACATCGAGCAGGGGGCCGCCGAAGCTGAGTCCGCCCACTCGCCTAAGACGCCGAAGACACCTCCGTCGGTGAACTGA
- the LOC136473012 gene encoding uncharacterized protein: MADEAAAQAPSPARFTARELAAAEQLIHLSESSCSSYAGALPRGSVASASSTSSPRSVNAPPLPPATPAPPPAAGPGLLAAAAEDDEEEEDDEDQQEVGGRRRRNKRYRPIAEIYAATEPKPIAAGARRRKADRPSTDCAPEAGK, translated from the coding sequence ATGGCCGACGAGGCGGCGGCGCAGGCCCCGTCCCCGGCGCGGTTCACGGCGCGGGAGCTCGCGGCGGCGGAGCAGCTCATCCACCTGAGCGAGAGCAGCTGCTCCTCCTACGCCGGCGCCCTCCCGCGGGGCTCCGTCGCGTcggcctcctccacctcgtccccGCGCTCCGTcaacgcgccgccgctgccgccggctacccctgctcctcctcctgctgctgggcCTGGGCTATTAGCCGCGGCGgcggaggatgacgaggaggaggaggacgacgaggaccagCAGGAGGTGGGCGGGAGGCGCCGCAGGAACAAGCGCTACCGCCCGATCGCCGAGATCTACGCGGCCACCGAGCCCAAGCCGATTGCGGCCGGGGCGCGCCGCAGGAAGGCGGACAGGCCCTCGACGGACTGCGCGCCGGAAGCCGGGAAGTAG